One part of the Dermacentor andersoni chromosome 2, qqDerAnde1_hic_scaffold, whole genome shotgun sequence genome encodes these proteins:
- the LOC126541364 gene encoding salivary anticoagulant protein P23-like — translation MLKFCILVLASVSCVSSTGVIDANTYVDTILREKMPLLVRGSPQLAVIGDFSFKVSRDRTINRDMEVNMTRGTIDRLDNALQRLSDCQAPEDYEGQTIIYCYLTVQGLNVTFTALVKEDPLAAAWTIAWVNVAVRNTTAHFEASAPPGRDGTLRTFLIHDIRLDVTYDSNLSLNVHRSWKFKEEINDRVKKELMDIFQYDYKDLLSRAVESVPFPRL, via the exons ATGCTGAAATTTTGCATTTTGGTGTTGGCATCTGTCAGTTGTG TATCGTCGACTGGCGTCATTGATGCCAACACTTATGTGGACACCATTTTGAGGGAAAAGATGCCACTCCTCGTGAGGGGATCGCCACAGCTTGCGGTCATCGGAGACTTCAGTTTCAAG GTGTCAAGGGACCGCACCATCAACCGCGACATGGAGGTGAACATGACACGTGGCACGATCGATCGCCTCGACAACGCCCTGCAGCGGCTGAGCGACTGCCAGGCGCCCGAAGATTATGAAGGACAGACCATCATCTATTGCTACCTCACCGTGCAGGGACTCAACGTAACCTTCACTGCGTTG GTGAAAGAAGACCCCCTGGCCGCTGCTTGGACGATCGCTTGGGTGAATGTAGCTGTTAGAAACACCACGGCTCACTTTGAAGCCAGCGCTCCTCCCGGTCGGGACGGGACTCTCCGTACCTTCCTCATCCATGACATCCGTCTCGACGTGACTTACGACAGCAACCTGAGCCTTAACGTGCACCGCAGCTGGAAGTTCAAGGAAGAGATAAATGACAGGGTCAAGAAGGAGCTAATGGACATTTTTCAGTACGATTACAAAGACCTGCTGAGCCGTGCTGTAGAGTCAGTGCCGTTTCCCAGGCTCTAA